A portion of the Drosophila innubila isolate TH190305 chromosome 3L unlocalized genomic scaffold, UK_Dinn_1.0 0_D_3L, whole genome shotgun sequence genome contains these proteins:
- the LOC117788551 gene encoding AF4/FMR2 family member lilli: protein MMSDYEMYLETAWEWMRYFSYLMVTYVLLTLLPKSLKRMKRFADADYEANRQRFHRCYGPDLCCHAHLQGQEAPVKQKQRKPVTRVYPKRQQPQVKEEVTVAPPVVKRSNVTKIARMFETGNATRQVSRVLPEIRMFGASEESNESTPCASRKGSIATQLSAQLQHIEHAMQLWQEHEEEQQHQQQHKSSKISDWEPIAVPLPAIRRTRGTSATPSTASPLSSSPEPASPVLLRQPPALCLKSSMEDIFQAIARSAEESVGSNSLSPIQVTCIDDILSERRFSRPLSAYSITDLLNEEQESIYVNETTLQPVATS from the coding sequence ATGATGTCGGACTACGAAATGTATCTGGAAACAGCCTGGGAATGGATGAGATACTTTTCCTACCTCATGGTGACCTATGTCCTGCTGACACTTCTTCCGAAATCCCTCAAGCGAATGAAGCGCTTTGCGGATGCGGACTACGAGGCGAATCGTCAAAGATTCCATCGTTGCTATGGCCCCGATCTctgttgccacgcccacctgcAGGGACAGGAGGCGCCTGTCAAGCAGAAGCAAAGGAAACCCGTTACGCGTGTTTATCCCAAGCGACAGCAGCCGCAGGTAAAGGAGGAAGTCACTGTGGCGCCACCTGTGGTCAAGCGGAGCAATGTCACCAAGATTGCGCGCATGTTCGAGACGGGAAACGCGACGCGGCAGGTGAGCCGAGTGCTGCCCGAGATTCGCATGTTTGGAGCCAGCGAGGAGTCCAACGAGTCCACGCCATGTGCCTCACGCAAGGGCAGCATTGCCACACAGCTGTCGGCGCAGTTGCAGCACATCGAACACGCCATGCAGCTGTGGCAGGAACACgaggaggagcagcaacaccaacagcagcataaATCCTCCAAGATTAGCGACTGGGAGCCCATTGCGGTGCCTCTGCCAGCGATAAGACGCACGCGCGGCACCTCAGCCACGCCCTCGACCGCCTCCCCGTTGTCCAGCAGCCCGGAGCCCGCTTCCCCTGTGCTGCTGCGCCAACCGCCCGCCTTGTGCCTCAAGTCCAGCATGGAGGACATCTTCCAGGCCATTGCACGGAGTGCTGAGGAGTCTGTGGGCAGCAACAGTCTGTCCCCCATCCAAGTCACCTGCATCGACGATATACTCTCGGAGCGTAGATTCTCGAGGCCCCTCTCCGCGTACTCCATCACGGATCTGCTCAACGAGGAGCAGGAATCGATCTATGTGAATGAGACGACGCTGCAACCGGTGGCCACAAGTTGA
- the LOC117788550 gene encoding probable cytochrome P450 4d20, with protein MWLTLFFGALISLFIWDYLSKRHSYQILKRSGITGPTSLPVLGCGLEALQLGAENLIDYVGSCFEKYGNTFRMWILNESQVYTKDLRHFEAILSSTSLLEKGGLYQFLRPFLNDGLLLSVGRKWHSRRKIFTKAFHFTILEHFMDIMDKQSGVLVEKLQPFADGEQVVDMLKYVSLAALDIITETAMGVQVNAQNDPEFPYIKALKSVVYIQPDRMLKFSQRYEWLFRLTAPLMHHKLVNDIRIMHEFTDKVIGERRSAVERAIADGSYRPLSLGDAELGSKSQMALLDILLQSSIQGAPLSNADIREEVDTFMFEGDDTTSSGVSHALYCIARHPAVQAKLYEELQQVLGKDRTAPVNQAQLQQLKYLECVIKETMRLYPPVPVIGRYTKEDLQIGDQIIPANTSIYLVIYFAQRDPKYFPDPLSFKPERFLDDNDTERQTFTYVPFSAGPKNCIGQKFAMLEMKTLISKVLRYYELLPKGPETKAMFNFILRSTTGMCVGLKPRLT; from the exons ATGTGGCTGACCTTGTTTTTTGGCGCTCTGATTTCGCTATTCATCTGGGATTATTTAAGCAAGCGTCATAGCTATCAGATCCTGAAGAGATCGGGAATTACGGGTCCCACCTCGTTGCCCGTGCTCGGCTGTGGCCTTGAGGCTCTACAGTTGGGAGCAGAGa ATCTGATCGATTATGTTGGCTCGTGCTTTGAGAAATATGGCAACACCTTTCGCATGTGGATACTCAATGAATCCCAAGTTTACACCAAGGATCTGCGGCATTTTGAGGCCATATTGAGCAGCACCAGTCTGCTGGAGAAGGGAGGACTCTATCAGTTCCTGCGTCCCTTTCTTAACGATGGTTTGCTTCTGAGTGTGGGCAGAAAATGGCATTCACGTCGCAAGATCTTCACAAAAGCATTTCACTTTACAATCCTCGAACATTTTATGGATATTATGGATAAACAGAGCGGTGTTTTGGTGGAGAAACTACAACCATTCGCGGATGGAGAACAGGTGGTGGATATGTTAAAATATGTGTCACTTGCAGCTCTAGACATAATCACAG aGACTGCCATGGGAGTGCAGGTGAATGCTCAAAACGATCCCGAATTTCCCTACATAAAAGCGCTCAAAAG TGTGGTGTACATTCAACCAGATCGCATGCTGAAATTCTCCCAGCGTTACGAGTGGCTCTTTCGACTCACTGCACCGCTGATGCACCACAAGCTGGTGAACGATATTCGCATCATGCATGAATTCACCGACAAGGTCATCGGAGAGCGAAGATCGGCCGTGGAGCGTGCTATAGCCGACGGCAGCTACCGACCATTGA GTCTGGGGGATGCAGAGCTGGGCAGCAAGTCACAGATGGCACTGTTGGATATTCTGTTGCAATCGTCGATTCAAGGTGCCCCGCTGAGCAATGCGGACATACGTGAGGAGGTGGACACATTCATGTTCGAGGGCGATGATACCACAAGCAGTGGCGTCTCTCATGCCCTCTATTGCATCGCCAGGCATCCCGCTGTGCAGGCCAAGCTCTATGAGGAGCTGCAACAGGTGCTGGGCAAAGATCGAACGGCGCCGGTGAATCAAGCACAGTTGCAGCAACTCAAGTATCTGGAGTGTGTCATCAAGGAGACGATGCGATTGTATCCGCCAGTGCCAGTCATAGGCAGATACACCAAGGAAGATCTGCAGATTGGCGATCAGATTATACCAGCGAACACCAGCATCTATTTGGTCATCTACTTTGCCCAGCGTGATCCTAAATACTTTCCCGATCCCCTCAGCTTCAAGCCGGAGCGTTTCCTCGATGACAACGACACCGAACGACAGACATTCACCTATGTACCCTTCAGTGCGGGTCCCAAAAACTGCATTGGCCAAAAGTTTGCCATGCTGGAGATGAAAACGCTGATCAGCAAGGTTCTCAGATACTACGAACTATTACCCAAAGGACCTGAGACAAAGGCCATGTTTAACTTTATTCTGCGCTCAACAACTGGAATGTGTGTGGGACTCAAACCGAGATTAACATAG
- the LOC117788552 gene encoding uncharacterized protein LOC117788552: MSQLSLILLLPLALLLAVSSTEAVVTRLPPYRVAPSQDGLTRLFFNSRLTRNDPKTSMSCFAGYIFESSQIAEQYSGAYSGCLAEAQNSRLGIDKDFLPTRRRIERSAESVCKALRVCSETKDTLDSFNCHSAIGSNNTVATYAISGNASESASLLQERYRLIDLHHVQCTNKAERNYIESTASNYNYLQGCLDGKIKPKPLPSTTSSSSSTTTTTTTTTTTEAPTTTSTEPPTTINLEDEFKQLLNLLN; this comes from the exons ATGTCGCAACTATCGCTGATTTTACTACTGCCGCTGGCACTACTATTGGCAGTATCTTCTACCGAGGCAGTCGTCACGCGTTTGCCTCCCTACAGGGTTGCTCCGTCTCAGGATGGTCTCACTCGACTCTTCTTCAACTCGAGACTAACGCGAAATGATCCCAAGACATCGATGTCCTGTTTTGCTGGTTACATTTTTGAATCGAGTCAGATTGCGGAGCAGTACAGTGGAGCCTACAGTGGATGCCTGGCCGAGGCACAGAACTCGCGACTTGGCATCGACAAGGATTTCCTGCCTACACGCAGAAGGATCGAGAGATCCGCTGAAAGTGTTTGCAAAGCGCTGAGAGTTTGTAGCGAGACCAAAGACACCCTCGACTCTTTCAACTGTCACTCAGCAATT GGCTCCAACAACACCGTTGCCACGTACGCCATCTCTGGCAATGCCTCAGAGTCTGCCTCATTGTTGCAGGAACGTTACCGTCTCATCGATCTGCATCACGTGCAGTGCACCAACAAAGCTGAGCGTAATTATATCGAGTCCACAGCcagcaactacaactatcTTCAGGGCTGTCTTGATGGaaaaatcaaaccgaaacctttgcccagcaccaccagcagcagcagctcaacgacaaccacaaccacaacgaccACGACAACGGAGGCACCAACCACGACCTCAACGGAGCCGCCAACCACCATCAATCTGGAGGATGAATTTAAGCAGCTTTTAAACTTGctaaactaa